The following coding sequences lie in one Apium graveolens cultivar Ventura chromosome 1, ASM990537v1, whole genome shotgun sequence genomic window:
- the LOC141714783 gene encoding uncharacterized protein LOC141714783, whose translation MAWNIDVKTTTIANCFRHCKIRSEENDEQELGEINEVVEGLNEVISNLRYRNVMDVEHLLNYPNENDAVMESPTDEEIIESAMSTDEGTDPEPDDSNVIPSVSSKEAFQALTTLNNYLLQHEQNIPGFIFALHKVKDEINFGFGGKKKQATIDSYFNKN comes from the coding sequence ATGGCTTGGAATATTGATGTGAAAACAACCACAATTGCAAATTGTTTTCGGCATTGCAAGATTCGTTcagaagaaaatgatgaacaaGAACTTGGAGAAATAAATGAAGTTGTCGAAGGATTAAATGAAGTTATCTCTAATTTACGATATAGGAATGTGATGGATGTCGAGCATCTCTTAAACTATCCAAACGAGAATGATGCGGTTATGGAATCACCTACGGATGAAGAAATCATTGAGTCGGCAATGAGCACTGATGAAGGGACCGATCCTGAACCCGACGATAGCAATGTCATCCCAAGCGTGTCATCAAAGGAAGCATTTCAAGCACTCACCACTTTGAACAATTACTTGTTACAACACGAGCAAAACATACCAGGATTTATTTTTGCTTTACATAAAGTCAAGGACGAGATTAATTTTGGCTTTGGTGGAAAGAAGAAACAAGCTACAATAGattcatattttaataagaattaa
- the LOC141676087 gene encoding UDP-glucosyltransferase 29-like gives MESKDRGMTVLMLPWLGHSHVSSYLQLGKRLARRGVSVYLCSTPVNLTSVKKTLVNNPSIKTIELHLTNFQELPPHHHTVNGLPPNLLPTLKKGFDMAAPEFSDILKTVKPDLLISDIFQYWAPEVALSHNVPSVIYITSGAVTCCYFFHQYINPHSPFPFPEIYVTDYEKSKHENAVQVNAHGMTTLERVLSCFRQSQVVLVKSCNEIEEKYINYLSTLCEKTVLPAGLIVSESVDWKDEEDHTEIFEWLNKKDKASTVFVSTGTECHLSNDDIEDIASGLELSCVNFIWFVKFPDGDFMGEFLKKFRQRIGEKGMILETWAPQARILTHSSIGGFVSHCGRGSVTEALAYGVPIIAIPMQYDQPLNARVVHEAGLGEEVKRDEDGRLQGDNIANVIKKIVSDKDGDEIRRKTQNLSKSQKESGDKYLDIVVEELHKLCNI, from the coding sequence atgGAGAGTAAAGACAGAGGCATGACTGTCCTGATGCTACCATGGTTAGGCCATAGCCATGTATCATCTTACCTACAGCTTGGCAAAAGACTTGCAAGAAGAGGAGTTTCAGTATATCTATGTTCAACCCCAGTGAATCTAACCTCAGTCAAAAAAACCCttgtcaacaatccttcaatAAAAACAATAGAGCTCCATCTTACCAACTTTCAAGAACTTCCTCCTCATCACCACACAGTAAATGGCCTTCCACCAAATCTCTTGCCCACTCTCAAGAAAGGTTTTGATATGGCAGCCCCTGAATTTTCCGATATCCTTAAGACCGTAAAACCAGATTTACTAATATCTGATATTTTCCAATACTGGGCGCCAGAGGTAGCTCTTTCCCATAATGTTCCATCAGTCATTTACATCACATCAGGTGCCGTAACATGCTGTTACTTCTTTCATCAATATATCAACCCTCACTCTCCTTTTCCCTTTCCTGAAATATATGTTACAGACTATGAGAAATCAAAGCATGAGAATGCTGTACAAGTAAATGCTCATGGCATGACAACTTTGGAACGTGTCCTCTCTTGCTTTAGGCAATCGCAAGTGGTCTTAGTCAAGAGCTGTAACGAGATAGAAGAAAAGTACATCAACTATCTTTCTACTCTGTGTGAGAAAACAGTTCTACCAGCTGGTCTGATTGTTTCTGAATCTGTTGATTGGAAAGACGAAGAAGACCATACCGAGATTTTTGAGTGGCTTAACAAGAAAGATAAGGCATCTACGGTGTTTGTCTCAACCGGGACCGAGTGTCACTTGTCAAATGATGATATTGAGGATATTGCTTCTGGACTAGAGCTAAGTTGTGTAAATTTTATATGGTTTGTTAAGTTTCCGGATGGAGATTTCATGGGGGAGTTTCTCAAAAAATTTCGCCAAAGGATCGGAGAAAAGGGAATGATTTTAGAGACATGGGCACCGCAGGCCAGGATATTGACGCATTCAAGCATTGGTGGATTTGTGAGTCATTGTGGACGGGGTTCAGTGACTGAAGCACTGGCATATGGCGTTCCAATAATCGCGATACCGATGCAATATGATCAGCCATTGAATGCTAGAGTAGTGCATGAAGCTGGGTTGGGTGAGGAGGTCAAGAGAGATGAAGATGGGAGGCTCCAAGGTGACAATATTGCAAATGTTATAAAGAAAATTGTCTCAGACAAAGATGGGGATGAAATAAGGAGGAAGACACAAAATTTGAGCAAGAGCCAGAAGGAGAGTGGAGACAAATATTTAGATATAGTTGTGGAGGAGTTGCATAAACTTTGTAATATCTAG